One Eubacterium sp. AB3007 genomic window, TTTTGCGGTATTATTAATAGTAATACACACAGGAGGTATTTTACATATGAAAGGATACGTAGAACCCGAGAAGGCGGAACTTCGCCTGCGGGAATACGAAATATATAACGCCTACTATTGCGGATTATGTAAGGAGGCGGGAGAAAACTACGGACAGTTCAGCAGACTGGCGCTTAGCCATGACATGACGTTCATGGCTTTGTTCCTGGGGGCTTTTGCAGAGGAGCCGGACGAGATCGCGCATCAGCACTGCATCATCCATCCCCTGGTACGTAAACCCATTGAGCTAAAGTCTCAGGCTGTGAAATACGCAGCGGACATGATGATGATCCTGACGGGGGAGAGTTTCATGGACGATGTGAAGGACGGAGAGAAATCATCTCTGCCGGGGCGCATCATGGGTGTCATGAAGCAATACGAGAAGGCCGCCAACCTGCATAGCAAGGAGGCGAAGGCCATCAACGAGAATCTGCAGAAGCTCTATTCCATGGAGAAGACCGACAAAATCGATGTGAACCAGATGGCTGCGTACATGGGAGAGGTGATGCGGATCGTCTTCACCTCCTACACGCTCCCAGCAGATCAGGAGGCACAGGTCGGAGAGTTTGCGATGAACCTGGGCAAGTGGATCTACATGATTGACGTGCTGGACGATTTTGAGGAAGACAAAGCCCAGGGCCGGTTCAACCCCATGTTGGCCATGGGCGCGAAGGAACGGGCACAGGTGGTGGGGGCGCTGCAGCCCTCTCTGGAGTACTACCTCAACGAGATGGGGAAGGCGTTCGATCTGATTACATTCAAGAAGAACGGAGACATCGTGAAGAACGTGGTGTTCTTTGGACTCAGACGCAGAACAGAAGAAGTACTGAGTGGAAAGAGAAAGGGAAAACATGATTGAGGATCCATATAAGGTATTGGGCGTCAGCAGAGGCGCCTCTGAAGACGAAATCAAGCAGGCGTATCTGGCTCTTGTGAAGAAATATCATCCTGATAAGTATCAGGGGAATCCTCTGGCGGATCTGGCAGAAGAGAAGCTGCAGGAGGTCAATGAGGCCTACGACATGCTAAAAGAGAAATCCGCCTACCAGTCTGCTTACGGACCTGCAGGTGGCGGCTATGCCAATACCTATGGTGGCGAGCCCGGATATATCTCTATCCGGCAGGCACTGGACCGGGGGGATCTGGCCAGGGCGGAGCAGATGCTTATCAACATCCGAATTCACGATGCGGAGTGGTTTTTCCTAAGCGGTGTGCTCCAGTTCAAGCGTGGATACATCCAGAATGGGATGGCGAACGTGGAGAGAGCTATGGAACTGGACGGGAATAATCGGGAGTACCAGGAAATCTATCGGCAGATGGCAGGAGCAGGTGGCCTGTACCGCGCGAGATCAGACCAGTACGGGTATGACCGGAGGCGGACAAGTGACGATGCTCTCTGCATGACACTGCCGCTATGTTTCTGTCTTCCAAATCCGTTCTGCTGGTGCTGACCCTGCGGGACAATCGTGATCGTTTAGCAAGAAAGGAGCAGGCTTATGGCACTTTGGGCTGGAAGGTTCAAGAAAGACATGGATGGAATCGTGAAGGAATACAACGCTTCCATCCATTTCGATAATATCATGTTTAATGAGGACATTGAGGGTAGCATCGCCCACGTGACCATGCTGGAGGCGGTCGGGATCGTCACCAAGACAGAGCGGGACCAGATCATCACGGGGTTGGAGGAGATCCGCCAGGAGATCGCGGAGGGACGCGCAGACTTCTCTTCGGATGACGAGGATATCCATATGGCCATCGAGTCCAGGCTCATCGAGAAGATTGGGGACGCAGGGAAGAAATTGCATACAGCCAGGTCCAGAAACGATCAGTGCCAGGTGGACGCCCGGATGTACCTGAAGAAAAAAATCAGTGAGATCGCCAGGGAACTGCTTGAATTGGAGGAGATCATCCTGAAGAAGGCAGACAAGTATGCAGACTGCATTTCGGTAGGTTTCACCCATATGCAGCATGCACAGCCTATAACGATCGGGTTCATGTTCATGGCGTATTTCCAGATGTTCCGAAGGGATGTGGAGCGTCTGACCGCTACCTATGAGCGGATGGACTACTGCCCGTTGGGAGCATGCGCTCTGGCCGGTACCACCTTTCCCATCGACAGGGGAACCACATCGGAATTGCTGGGCTTCCGTGCTCCCACAGAGAACGCCATGGATTCCGTAAGTGACAGGGACTACGCCATCGAGCTGCTCAGCAATGCGTCTATCTCCATGATGCACCTGTCTCGCTGGGCAGAGGAGTTCGTCTGGTGGAACAGTACGGAGTTCTCATACATCGATATCGATGATAGTTACTGCACCGGGAGCAGCATCATGCCACAGAAGAAGAACCCGGATATGGCGGAGCTGATCCGTGGGAAGTGCAGCCGGGTCTACGGTGATCTGTTCCAGTTGCTGGCCCTCATGAAAGGGACCCCGCTGGCCTACAACAAGGACTTCCAGGAGGACAAGCTGGGTCTGTTCGACGCAGTGGAGACCTGGCGTGCTTCTGTTCAGATCTTCTCACATATGCTGGATAGGACAGAGTTCCGTATGGACGAGATCCAGAAATTCCTGGACAAGGGATTTTTGAACGCCACGGATGTGGCGGAGCATCTGGCCCAGAACGGGATCCCCTTCCGGGAAGCGCACAATATCGTGGGGCGCATGGTCCAGATGGCGGAGGAACACGGTTGCCAGCTGGAAGAACTGGATGACACTATGCTGCAGGAGATCGATCCCCGCCTCAACCGGGATATGGTGGGGGATATCAGTATCGAGAACTGTGTAAATGGTCGTATGTCCTACGGTGGAACAGCACCGGCAGAGGTACGCAGGCAGATCGACAAGGGACGCCGTTGGTTGGAGAGCCTGCGGTAGAAAACGGAGGAGCATATGGATTACAGTAAGATCGCAATAGAGAAGCATGCGGAGTGGAAAGGCAAGTTGTCCGTAGAAACCAAGGCGCCGATCACCAACCGGGAAGAACTCTCCATCGCCTACACTCCCGGCGTTGCAGCGCCGTGTCTGGAAATTCAGAAGAATGAGGATCTGGCTTATACATATACGGGAAAAGGAAACCTGGTAGCTGTGATCACAGACGGCACTGCCGTGTTGGGACTGGGCGATATCGGGCCCGCCGCCGGCATGCCTGTCATGGAGGGAAAGTGTGCTCTGTTCAAGGCATTTGCCGGTATCGACGCTGTCCCTATCTGCATCGACAGCAAGGACCCGGATGAGATCGTCCGCACAGTACAGCTCATCTCCAAGAGTTTTGGCGGTATCAACCTGGAGGATATCAGCGCACCTCGCTGTTTTGAGATCGAGAGAAGGCTGATCGAGCTATGTGACATTCCGGTGTTCCACGATGACCAGCATGGAACAGCGATCATCGCCAGTGCGGCTATCCTCAACGCCCTGAAGGTGACAGGTCGGAAGCCGGGCGATCTGAAGATCGTTTTCAGCGGCGCCGGTGCCGCCGGGATCTCCATCGCCAAAATGTTCCGGCGGTTTGAATTCGGAGACATCATTCTTTGTGACAAAGACGGCGCCATCTACGAAGGCGCTCCCTATAACAACCCCGCTCAGGAGGAAATGGCGAAGGTCACCAACCGAGAGAATTTCCATGGCACGCTGGCAGAGGCTTTGGTGGGTGCAGATATATTTGTGGGCGTATCCCGTCCGCATCTGGTCACCCAGGAGATGGTCCGGAGCATGGCGAAGGATCCGATTGTTTTCTCCATGGCGAATCCAGTACCCGAGATCATGCCGGAAGAGGCGAAGGCGGCGGGAGCTTCCGTGGTGGGAACCGGGCGGTCGGATTATCCGAATCAGATCAACAACGTGATCGCGTTCCCGGGGGTGTTCCGCGGAGCATTGGATTGTCGGGCAGCAAGGATCACAGAGGAAATGAAGATGGCAGCGGCCAGAGCTATCGCCGGGGTGATCCCGGAGGAGGAGCTATCTCCGGAGTACGTGCTCCCAGATGGGTTCAACCCGCTGGTGGTAGAGCGCGTTGCTGAGGCGGTGGCAGAAGCCTGGACAAAATACGGTGGTTGACAGAAAGGTGGAAGATATGGAGAACTACAGGATCGAACACGACACCATGGGTGAAGTCAAGGTGCCTGCAGACAGGTACTGGGGGGCACAGACGCAGCGGAGCCTGCAGAACTTCCGCATTGGTACGCACAAGATGCCGGGAGAGATCATCGGATCCTTCGCCATCCTGAAGAAAGCGGCGGCGATGGCCAACGCTCAGCTAGGGATGATCGACCGGGATCTGGCAGACCTCATCGCCCGGGTGTGCGATGAGGTACTGGCGGGGAAGTTGAACGGTAATTTCCCACTGGTCATCTACCAGACCGGAAGTGGTACGCAGTCCAACATGAACGTGAATGAGGTGGTCGCCAATCGAGGGAATGAGATTGCCGGGAGCACGGTGCTCCATCCCAACGACCACGTG contains:
- a CDS encoding DUF5685 family protein; this encodes MKGYVEPEKAELRLREYEIYNAYYCGLCKEAGENYGQFSRLALSHDMTFMALFLGAFAEEPDEIAHQHCIIHPLVRKPIELKSQAVKYAADMMMILTGESFMDDVKDGEKSSLPGRIMGVMKQYEKAANLHSKEAKAINENLQKLYSMEKTDKIDVNQMAAYMGEVMRIVFTSYTLPADQEAQVGEFAMNLGKWIYMIDVLDDFEEDKAQGRFNPMLAMGAKERAQVVGALQPSLEYYLNEMGKAFDLITFKKNGDIVKNVVFFGLRRRTEEVLSGKRKGKHD
- a CDS encoding DnaJ domain-containing protein, whose protein sequence is MIEDPYKVLGVSRGASEDEIKQAYLALVKKYHPDKYQGNPLADLAEEKLQEVNEAYDMLKEKSAYQSAYGPAGGGYANTYGGEPGYISIRQALDRGDLARAEQMLINIRIHDAEWFFLSGVLQFKRGYIQNGMANVERAMELDGNNREYQEIYRQMAGAGGLYRARSDQYGYDRRRTSDDALCMTLPLCFCLPNPFCWC
- the argH gene encoding argininosuccinate lyase, which produces MALWAGRFKKDMDGIVKEYNASIHFDNIMFNEDIEGSIAHVTMLEAVGIVTKTERDQIITGLEEIRQEIAEGRADFSSDDEDIHMAIESRLIEKIGDAGKKLHTARSRNDQCQVDARMYLKKKISEIARELLELEEIILKKADKYADCISVGFTHMQHAQPITIGFMFMAYFQMFRRDVERLTATYERMDYCPLGACALAGTTFPIDRGTTSELLGFRAPTENAMDSVSDRDYAIELLSNASISMMHLSRWAEEFVWWNSTEFSYIDIDDSYCTGSSIMPQKKNPDMAELIRGKCSRVYGDLFQLLALMKGTPLAYNKDFQEDKLGLFDAVETWRASVQIFSHMLDRTEFRMDEIQKFLDKGFLNATDVAEHLAQNGIPFREAHNIVGRMVQMAEEHGCQLEELDDTMLQEIDPRLNRDMVGDISIENCVNGRMSYGGTAPAEVRRQIDKGRRWLESLR
- a CDS encoding NADP-dependent malic enzyme, translated to MDYSKIAIEKHAEWKGKLSVETKAPITNREELSIAYTPGVAAPCLEIQKNEDLAYTYTGKGNLVAVITDGTAVLGLGDIGPAAGMPVMEGKCALFKAFAGIDAVPICIDSKDPDEIVRTVQLISKSFGGINLEDISAPRCFEIERRLIELCDIPVFHDDQHGTAIIASAAILNALKVTGRKPGDLKIVFSGAGAAGISIAKMFRRFEFGDIILCDKDGAIYEGAPYNNPAQEEMAKVTNRENFHGTLAEALVGADIFVGVSRPHLVTQEMVRSMAKDPIVFSMANPVPEIMPEEAKAAGASVVGTGRSDYPNQINNVIAFPGVFRGALDCRAARITEEMKMAAARAIAGVIPEEELSPEYVLPDGFNPLVVERVAEAVAEAWTKYGG